In Candidatus Stygibacter australis, the genomic window GTAGAAATTTTCCTCTGTATTATAACTGATAGCGGAAAAATCTTCAGCAAAATCAATGATAAGTTCCTGTTCAACTTCATATAGTGAATCTAATTTTATAAACTTTCCCGGGTCTTTTTCTTTTACCAGAGCAAAAGTGCTGTCTGGCAGAAGGCAAATTCCTTCCAGTCCGCTGTTTGTTCCGGTTTCCAGAGGGATTTGATATCGGGCAAGTTCTGCTCCCTGCTGGGTGATATTGACTATCTGGCAATCTTCTTCTTCAGCCAGCCAGAGTGAGTTGTCAATAAAGGAATAAGCTATACCTTCCAAAGCAATGCCAATAAAGGGTAATTCCTGAATAATGTTCCCTTCCAGGTCAAAGTTATAGACTTTATTATTAGTATCACTCACTGTCCAGAGAGTGTTGGAAACCGGATCATAACTTAGGTCTGAAGGTTCTGTAAGATCAAGGGAATAGCTGGCAATCAGGACTAATTGCAATTCAGGATCGGGGGGTGCAACATCGTCCAGACTGCAGGCAGTAAGAGTGAGGATGGCAATGATCAAAAAATTAATGTATTTCATTTTTTACCTTTCATAAAAAAACGGCAGGAAATTTGACTTTCCTGCCGTAAATTAATCTATTTATTCGTTTGGTGCTCCAGGAGTTGGAACAGCAAAGTTTTCCCAGGTATCTCCACCATCAGGCATTCGGCCTTCGGAAACATCAGTTGTCTGAGCAACAAAGGTGTAGGAATCAATAAGAGTAACGCCATCAACATCAGTGAGTCCGATGTCTTCGCCATCTCCAGAGAGTTTTACATCATCAAGATGTAGAATACCCTGTTCAGGCTGTTTATCTGCCCAAAGGATAAGATAACCTCCAGGAGGGATAGTTGTTACATCAGGATCATCCGTAGGTATCATGCTTGTTTCAAGCGCTTCCAGATCATCTGTAACCCACATACCGCCGATATCCTTGGCAATATTTCCAGCATTATAGATTTCAATCCAGTCGTCATATTCACCAAATTCATCTACATTTGTGCTATCATTACTTGCTAGGAATTCATTGATATAAAGCGCAACAAAAGGAGCTTCTCCAGTGCCGTTGGCAGCACCAGGAGTTGGCATAGTATCATAACCAGCACCAAAAGATGCCCAGGTTTCACTGCCATCAGGTATTCTGCCAAAAGAAACGTCAGTAACCTGTTCTCCATAAGTGAGTGAATCAAGGATAGTAACGCCATCGATATCAGTAAGACCGATCTGTTCACCGCCACCGGAGAGCTTTACGTCATCAAGATGAAGAATACCCTGTTCAGGTTCTTTATCAGCCCAGAGTAAAAGGTATTCGCCCGGAGCAAGAGTTGTTATTGATGGATCATCAATAGGGATCATGCTGGTCATCAGGTTAGTCAGATCATCAGTAACATACATGCCACCGAGATCAACTGTTGTAGTACCGGCATTATAGATCTCAATCCAGTCTTCATGGTCACCATTTTCATCAATTGCTCCGAAGTCGTTACTTGCCAGAAATTCATTTATAACAAGCTTAGTTATGTCAGGTACTTCAGAATTGGAAATTCCTGGAGTTGATGGATCAATCAGTTCCCAGTTATCAGTTCCATCAGGAACGCGTCCCATGGACATATCATCAGGAACGACATCTGAATTAGTTTGATCTACTATAGTGCTACCATCAGAATATACGAGAGCAAAATCTTCATTATCACTAAGTTTGAGATCAAGGTGAAGAGTACCAAATTCTGGATTGGCATCAGCAATCAATACTAAATAACTTCCCGGTGCCATCGTAGTAATTTCGGGAGCGTCATCACCGATCATGGACAATTCAAGGTTACTCAGATCATCAGAAACATACATGCCGCCCACATCAATAGTTTCATCTGAACCATTATACAGCTCAATCCAGTCAGGATAATCGTCATTAGGTCCAGGCCAGCCAACATCGTTATGGCTCATAAATTCGTTAATTACAAGGGCATTAAGTGCGTCTGGTATATCAGTATCGTTATCATTATCAGTTGTATCATCCAAACTGCAACTAACAATCATGAAAACCAGCCCTAAAAGCAAAATTAGTAATTTCTTCATTACTTCCTCCTTTTAAAAGAAAAATATAGTCGTAAACTGTAGATAATTAAAGTCATATCCATCATCATAGTGATCATCAAAGATTTCATTATCAAAGCTGTAATCACCATCAGAATTGGCATTAGCATCCAGATCAACCATCGAATAAGCCATCTGGATTTTTACATTAGGATTGGCATACCAGTTCAAACCTAATGTGATGATATTCCCGGCACCACCATAGATTTCAGCATCCTCGTCAGTCAAATTAAGGTGGCTGTAACGGGCTGCGATTTCCCAAGCGCCCAATTTCTTATTTTTGGGAAGAACCTGACCAAATTCACCTTCAGCTAATTCCCAAGGTCTTCTTTCACCGGTTATCAGCCAGGAAAGATAAGCATATCCGCCAATAAATGTAGGGTCTTCTAATGGAGTTTCTTCCAAAGTTTCAGGATCTATCTCCACAGCTCCATCAATTCTGCAAACTGTAGTTTGAACAAATTCACCCTGCAGATGGAAATTCTTATATTGGAAAACACCTTCAGCAGCGATTTTACGGCTATGGTCAGCTTCATTTATACCACCGGTATCAAACCATTCCAGATCACCACTCTTGGTTTCAGCTTCACTCTTGTATTCGAGCTTTTCTGATTCATCATAAGGCATTTCATAAGCAAAAGCAGCTCCTATATGAACAAGCATATCTTCGTTTATTTCGGGTGCAACTACGAATCTTGCAGCAGCACCGCCACCGGTTTCATGAACTTCTTTTTCATAATCATTTTTAGTTTCATTAGTGAGTGTTTGAGTAAAGATTGATGAACGCAGGTTGAAAGGGATTTTACCCATATGTCCCCATTTGGAATATTCCAGACCGAACTGTCTGTCAGTTTCAAAGGCAAGCATAGGCAACGCTCTTTCGGGGAAGGTGAGTAATCTGGAAGAATTAAGTTCTTCCATACCGAAAGGTTGTTTGAAGTTTCCAAATTTAATGTGGCTGTTACTAAAGCCACTGTAGCTTACATACATGTCTTTAACTTCCACCATTTCACCGTCAGCGATATCGATATCCCATTCAAAAGACCATACTTTCCAGAGTCGGGTTTTTACCGCAAAACGGGCTTTACGAAGATTTGACTGGTTGCTGAGTATATCTTCCGGGTCGTCCAGAAAAATGCTCGCATTAATATAAAAACGGGTGTCGAGACGCATTTGGAAATTCCCATCATCAGATTTGAATACGAGATAGCCTCGTTCATCCCAACCTAACCCTCCACTGGCAGTCTCAGCCAGCAGATTTCCAAAGATAAATAACACTACGAGAAAGAAAAGAGTCTTCTTCATCATACCTCCTAAAAATTATTTCTTAATGCTTAGAAACTCTTTTTATTTTATGCTGAAGCAGTGGCCAGGCAAATGAAAGCACAGCCAGAGCTAATAAAATTATACTTAAAGGTCTGACCAGAAAAATATTGTATCCACCCATCATAACTGCTCGCCTGAAATTGGTTTCAGCGATATTTCCCAGCACTATACCAAGAATAATGGGAGCAACAGGATAATTGTGTTTGCGCAAGATCCAGCCGAAAACACCGAAGCCGAGACAGGCAGCAATATCGAAAAAGGAATTGCGAACTGCAAAGCTGCCGATAATGGAAACGGCAAAGATCATGGGATAGAGTATCTTTTTGGGTACGTCAGTTACCTTTACCCAGAGTCGGCTTCCTAATAATCCTAATCCGAGCAATACCAGGTTAGCCACCAGCAAACTGGCAAAAAGACCATAAATGATCTCAGGATTATTATTAAAAAGTTGAGGTCCGGGAGTGAGGTCATGGATCATCAAGGCACCGATGAGAACTGCCGTGGAAGCGCTTCCCGGAATACCCAGTGTGAGCAGGGGCACAAGTGCTCCACCCACTGAACTGCTGTTTGCCGCTTCTGCAGCAGCAACGCCTTCCAGGCTGCCTTTGCCGAATAGCTCTGGTTCCTTGCTGCTTCTTTTGGCAATATCATAAGAAATAAAAGATGCTATTGTAGCTCCAGCCCCAGGAAATATACCAATCAAAGTACCAACCAGAGATGATCTGATTATCCCGAATTTAAGTTTCCAATAATCACCAATCGTGGGCCATTTGGTTTTTTGCAGTTCCACTTTTTCACTTTGGAAATTGCGTTCATCAATCTGTTTAAAAACCTCACTGAGTGCAAATAAACCAATCAATGCCGGTATCAGGGAAAAACCGTCATATAGCTGTACTGAGCCAAATGTAAACCTGCTCACACCTGAAATGGGATCAATGCCAATTGTATTGATAAGCAGTCCAAAGATGGCTGCAATAAAGGCTTTCAGCCAGTTTTTGCCACCCAGGGTTGCCACTGTGGTCAAACCAAAAACTGCCAGGGCAAAATATTCTGCTGGATGAAATTTAACTGCAATTTTTGCCAGTTGCACACTGAAGAGGATCAATATTATTGTACCGATAAACCCGCCAACTGTGGAAGAGATCAAAGATACTCCCAGAGCCATACCCGGTTTATTCTGCTGGGTGAGTGGATAACCGTCAAATGAGGTAACCACTGAAGCAGGTGTACCTGGTGCATTAATGGTTACTGCTGTGATCGATCCCCCGTAATTTGCCGCTATATAGATAGAAACCAGTAGTATAAGAGCAAGAGTTGGTGACATGGCATAGGTGAAAGGCACCAGTAAGGCAACTCCCATAGAAGGAGAAAGACCTGGCATAGCTCCCGCCAGAATTCCCATGATCACACCCATCACAATGAAGAGCAAGGGTTGCCAGCCCATCACAAACTGAAATCCATGAGCCATATTTACTAAAATTTCCATATTAATATCCCCTTAAAACAGCATTTCCAGGATCAAGCCCTGAGGTAGTGGAACATAGAGTAATTTATAAAATACCAGATAAGAAAAGAGCAGCCAGCAGGCAGAAATAATAAGTGTCATCCTGATATTTTTATAGCCCAGGAGTAATATTCCTGCAATCACAAATAAAAATGTGCTGATAAAATAGCCCAGGAAATGTATTCCCATTAGATAAAGCGCCAGAAGAGCTACGAATTTGAATACTGAACTGCTGCTGTCTGTTGTTTTCAGAATTTCTTCCCTTTTAATCAGTATACTCACCAGCAGAGCAATATTCAAAGGAATCAGAATATATATCCAGAGACGAGGTACTATTGCTGGTCCCACATCTTCATTACTGGGGAAAGTGAACGAAAGAAGGTAGAAGATAAGTGACAGGAAGATGAAAAACACTGGCAGAAGAATTCCATTCAGCCAGCTTTTTATCTGAGATCGCGAGATAAAAAACCATAATACCAGGAATACTGCGCAAAGGATTATCACCAACATCCGGAAAGTATTACCACTAGCCAGTTTTGCCATAAAACTATCTGTTTCAGTATTGATAATTCTCAGTTTTGATAAATAGTAGGTAAAATCCTGTTTATCACTCTGAACTACCTGCAAAAATTCATTACTGTCAGCATACTTGACTTCAATACCACCTCGTTCCCAGTAATTTCGCCATTCCGGGTCAGCATTTACTTTCTGAAAAAGTTCATTATACCACTCTTTCACAGATTCAGGAACACCCTTCTTAAGCACAAATCCACGCCACATGTATTCATTTTCCAGATCAGGAAGCCCCAGTTCAGTCAAGGTGGGCACATTGGGGAATTGCGGTAACCTTTTTTCGCTGGAAACAGCAACTATCTGCAGGTCATCATTTCCCAGAACTTCACGGGGATTACCCACATAAGCCACTCCCTGTTCACCCAGGAGTGCTGCTATTGCTTTTCCGCCACTGGCAAAAGGTATCCACTTGGCATTAATACCTGCTTTGTCCCAAACTTTAAGGGCAGTTACATGGTCTAAACCACCATTTGCAGGACCCAGCCATATTTGTTTGCCATTCTTCTCTTTGGCATCAGCCACCAGATCGTCCCAGGTGTTTATTCCGCTTTGCCGGTAGGTGATAATGCATTCCGGGTCTGCCATCATCATCGCAGCCCAGTCAATATCCTCAATAAAAGTTTCTGCTCCAGTGGCTACTATTTTGGAAATATTTGATTTTGTGCTGGCAAGCAGAGTATAGCCATCTGCAGGTTTTTGCAGCATATTTTTAAGAGCTACTATCCCGCCGGAACCAGGTTTATTTTCAACTACAAAAGTAGCATCAGAATATTTATTTGCGATATCCACAAATTTACGGGCAGTAACATCAATCAGCCCTCCTGGTCCTGTATAAACCAGTAAAGTAATTGGTTTTTCTGGAAAAGAGAATTCGATTTCTCTTTTACAGCCTGAAAACAGCATTATCAGGATAAAGCCAAGTATCAGCAACTTTCTGAAATATTTCAGTTTATGAGAAAGACCGGTTTTAATATTTAACATATTCTCTCCTGCCTAATGATATACATTATGCATGAAAACATTTTGCATAAAAAATAAAGCGATATATGAAAAAATGGCAGATGCCAGGGGTGTTACCACCCAGCCTATACTAATCTCTGCCAGCTTTTTAAAATTTAGATTACGCACACCTTTTGCCAGACTGATACCCATCACAGATCCAACTACTGCCTGCGAACTGGATACGGGTACCAAAGGAAATGCCGGCAGATGGAGGGAAGTTAGAAAATCATATAATCCTTGCGAAGCGAAAAGGAAGAGAGTGATCGAGCTTGCCAGAACCACTACCAGCCCTGTGACAGGATTTAATTTAAAAATACCAGTTCCTACAGTTTTCATAACTCTTTTGGAATAGGTAAAAACTCCTATTGCTATGGCAATTCCACCCAGAAAGAAGAGCTGCTGTACATTAGAGATATGAAACAAGCTGGATAAAGTAATATCTTTGAATGGAGAAGAATTTATAAATACTCCCATTACGTTACCAATATTATTTGCTCCCAGACTATATGACCCAAAAGCACCCACAATGATCATAGCTATCCGGATATACATATCCATCCTAAGCATGTGGATACACGATTTTTCTACTATTCGTTTTACCAATAGAAAAAGGATAAAGGCAAATATAGCTGACAAGATTGGTGAAAATATCCAGGTCCCCACAATTTTGGTCAATGAACTCATGCTTGTAGGTGTCCCTGAAAATAAGTTCCAGCCAATTATGGAACCCACAATAGCCTGCGAGGTAGATACCGGTAATCCTGCTTTGGTCATCCATAAAACTGTAAGAGCCGCAGATAGCGCTACTATAAAGGCACCAGCGAGTTCATTTACATTTCCCAGCTTACCAAGAGTGTGTGATGCTCCAGCGCCGCTTATTACTGCTCCCAGGATCAGGAATATACTGCAGATCAATGCTGCTGTTTTGAATTTGACCATTTTGGTGCCAACTGCTGTGCCAAAGATATTGGCAGCATCATTTGCTCCTAAAGACCAGCCCAGAAACAAACCACTTGATAAGAAAAAAACTGTGATCAGCATTTATTATTTTTCCCTGCAATTAAATTACAGATCATAAAACGGCAAAACACATTTTGCCCATATTTAAAATATTTAGGCAATCTAATTTCCATTATATTTTTCATGAAACCACATTCTGTAAAAACACATTCTGCATAAAAAACAGTGTAAAATAAGCGATAACAGCCGAAAGTATTGGTGTGATGATCCAACCGAGCCCGATATGTCCTATCTTTTTAAAATTTATATTACGTCCCCCTTTAGCTATGCTGATTCCCATTACTGCCCCCACTATTGCCTGCGATGATGATACCGGTACCAGTGGAAATGCTGGTAAATGGTGTGATAGCAGAAAATGGCGTAAACCTACTGAAGCAAACAGAAATAGGGTTATTGAAGTTGAAAGCACCACTACCAGAGCAGTTACTGGTGATAATTTGAATATCCCTTCACCCACTGTCATCATTACCCGTTTTGAATAGGTGAAAACTCCCACTGCAATTGCTACGGCTCCAAGAAAGAATAACTGCTGCACAGCGCTGATATGAAGGAATCCAAATATCGTGAAATCTTTAAAGGGTGAGGAAGCGATAAAAATACCTACAACATTACCGATATTATTGGCACCCAGACTGTAGGATCCAAAGGCACCAACTATTATTAGTGCCAGGCGTGTGTAGTGATCCATGCTTAGTAGATGTATCCGTGATTTTTCTGCAATATGACGGAAAATATGGAAGAGGAAAACTGCAGTGACAGCCGTTAATACTGGGGAAAAAATCCAGGTTCCGGCTATTTTGTAAAGTGCCTGCTGATCTGTTGCCATGTGTGCATACAGATTCCAGCCGATGATACCACCTACTATTGCCTGACTGGTGGAAATGGGTATTCCCGCTCTAGTCATGATTAGTGAAGAAATCGCAGCTGAAAGTGCTACTACAAAGGCTCCTGGCAGTGTTGAAATCGAACCTAGTTTACCAAGAGTATCAGCAGCTCCAGCACCACTGATAACTGCTCCCAAAATCACAAATACACTGCATACTATCGCTGCAGTGCGGAATGAGATCATACGGGTGGCTACAGCTGAACCAAAAAAATTCGCGGCATTGTTTGCTCCTAAAGACCAGCCCAGGAATAATCCACTGGATAAAAAGAATATGACTGTAACCATTAAACTGCTATCTCCCGGTTATTATATCTTTCTTTTAATTGCATACACCGAAAGTCTCTCTGCTACCGCCTGTGCTACATCAGAGACCATAGCAATTTTTTCGGCAAAATAACGCATGTGAACTTTATGGCTGAAACGCTCGATCTCTGTGCTGTTAAAAGCTTTTCGTTTTAATTGCTCTTCCAGATCATCCACTTCGTGCTCATAGAAGTGAACCTTGTTTACATAATTACTCACCATAGTAATATCCGTGAAAAATGACCTGGCTGCTTTGACTATTTCATCTACGCAAAGGGCTGAAAGTTCTGCCAGTTCCCGGAAGTCAGATTTGAGAAAATCACGGATATCAGGGGTTTCGATGGAAAATTGTTCTAACACTTTCTCGCAAATATCCACTACATCATCAAGGGTTTCCAGAAGCCCCAGCACATCTCCGCGTGATTCAGGGATCAGCATATAAGTATAAAGTTTACGCTTAATATCACGTCGAACGGCGTCCGCTTCACTTTCCAGTGCAGTAATATCTCGGAAATTTTTGTCAAATTTTTCCATTTTCCCATTCAGATAGGCTTTCACGCCTTCATTAAAAACCAGACCAGCTCTTGACACCAGGTCAAGATAGCATTCAATATCTGCTTCTAATTGCTTTGTTTTACTGCCAAATATTGCCATCTTAACTCCTCCGTTTTAGTGGAACCTGTCAAACATCAGTCCGTGTCTTAATCCACGATCACTAATGGTCAGGCTCTCTATTTTTAGGATTTCCATTATTGTTTTTATTATTCCTGCACCAGCCAGGATCACATCTGCTCGTTTGGGTTGTAATCCAGTGATTGCCTTTCTTTGCTCAACACTTCTTGACTTATACATTTCCAATTGCCGATTTACTTCCGGCAGGGTTATACTGGAACCCTGGATAACGTTGGCATCATATTTCGCCATCTTATGCATCACAGCACCCATACTGGTAACTGTCCCTCCGATACCAACCAGATGATCAACCCTTTCACCAATGATCTCTTTTTCAAAGAATTTATGCATAAAAATC contains:
- a CDS encoding SdiA-regulated domain-containing protein, which produces MKYINFLIIAILTLTACSLDDVAPPDPELQLVLIASYSLDLTEPSDLSYDPVSNTLWTVSDTNNKVYNFDLEGNIIQELPFIGIALEGIAYSFIDNSLWLAEEEDCQIVNITQQGAELARYQIPLETGTNSGLEGICLLPDSTFALVKEKDPGKFIKLDSLYEVEQELIIDFAEDFSAISYNTEENFYWIVSDQNEALFAWTPEAGVIAEYSLPFAKPEGVCYVPERQSFFFVSDSQNALYEMKLQ
- a CDS encoding lamin tail domain-containing protein, which codes for MKKLLILLLGLVFMIVSCSLDDTTDNDNDTDIPDALNALVINEFMSHNDVGWPGPNDDYPDWIELYNGSDETIDVGGMYVSDDLSNLELSMIGDDAPEITTMAPGSYLVLIADANPEFGTLHLDLKLSDNEDFALVYSDGSTIVDQTNSDVVPDDMSMGRVPDGTDNWELIDPSTPGISNSEVPDITKLVINEFLASNDFGAIDENGDHEDWIEIYNAGTTTVDLGGMYVTDDLTNLMTSMIPIDDPSITTLAPGEYLLLWADKEPEQGILHLDDVKLSGGGEQIGLTDIDGVTILDSLTYGEQVTDVSFGRIPDGSETWASFGAGYDTMPTPGAANGTGEAPFVALYINEFLASNDSTNVDEFGEYDDWIEIYNAGNIAKDIGGMWVTDDLEALETSMIPTDDPDVTTIPPGGYLILWADKQPEQGILHLDDVKLSGDGEDIGLTDVDGVTLIDSYTFVAQTTDVSEGRMPDGGDTWENFAVPTPGAPNE
- a CDS encoding porin, with protein sequence MMKKTLFFLVVLFIFGNLLAETASGGLGWDERGYLVFKSDDGNFQMRLDTRFYINASIFLDDPEDILSNQSNLRKARFAVKTRLWKVWSFEWDIDIADGEMVEVKDMYVSYSGFSNSHIKFGNFKQPFGMEELNSSRLLTFPERALPMLAFETDRQFGLEYSKWGHMGKIPFNLRSSIFTQTLTNETKNDYEKEVHETGGGAAARFVVAPEINEDMLVHIGAAFAYEMPYDESEKLEYKSEAETKSGDLEWFDTGGINEADHSRKIAAEGVFQYKNFHLQGEFVQTTVCRIDGAVEIDPETLEETPLEDPTFIGGYAYLSWLITGERRPWELAEGEFGQVLPKNKKLGAWEIAARYSHLNLTDEDAEIYGGAGNIITLGLNWYANPNVKIQMAYSMVDLDANANSDGDYSFDNEIFDDHYDDGYDFNYLQFTTIFFF
- a CDS encoding tripartite tricarboxylate transporter permease translates to MEILVNMAHGFQFVMGWQPLLFIVMGVIMGILAGAMPGLSPSMGVALLVPFTYAMSPTLALILLVSIYIAANYGGSITAVTINAPGTPASVVTSFDGYPLTQQNKPGMALGVSLISSTVGGFIGTIILILFSVQLAKIAVKFHPAEYFALAVFGLTTVATLGGKNWLKAFIAAIFGLLINTIGIDPISGVSRFTFGSVQLYDGFSLIPALIGLFALSEVFKQIDERNFQSEKVELQKTKWPTIGDYWKLKFGIIRSSLVGTLIGIFPGAGATIASFISYDIAKRSSKEPELFGKGSLEGVAAAEAANSSSVGGALVPLLTLGIPGSASTAVLIGALMIHDLTPGPQLFNNNPEIIYGLFASLLVANLVLLGLGLLGSRLWVKVTDVPKKILYPMIFAVSIIGSFAVRNSFFDIAACLGFGVFGWILRKHNYPVAPIILGIVLGNIAETNFRRAVMMGGYNIFLVRPLSIILLALAVLSFAWPLLQHKIKRVSKH
- a CDS encoding tripartite tricarboxylate transporter substrate-binding protein; the protein is MLNIKTGLSHKLKYFRKLLILGFILIMLFSGCKREIEFSFPEKPITLLVYTGPGGLIDVTARKFVDIANKYSDATFVVENKPGSGGIVALKNMLQKPADGYTLLASTKSNISKIVATGAETFIEDIDWAAMMMADPECIITYRQSGINTWDDLVADAKEKNGKQIWLGPANGGLDHVTALKVWDKAGINAKWIPFASGGKAIAALLGEQGVAYVGNPREVLGNDDLQIVAVSSEKRLPQFPNVPTLTELGLPDLENEYMWRGFVLKKGVPESVKEWYNELFQKVNADPEWRNYWERGGIEVKYADSNEFLQVVQSDKQDFTYYLSKLRIINTETDSFMAKLASGNTFRMLVIILCAVFLVLWFFISRSQIKSWLNGILLPVFFIFLSLIFYLLSFTFPSNEDVGPAIVPRLWIYILIPLNIALLVSILIKREEILKTTDSSSSVFKFVALLALYLMGIHFLGYFISTFLFVIAGILLLGYKNIRMTLIISACWLLFSYLVFYKLLYVPLPQGLILEMLF
- a CDS encoding anion permease → MLITVFFLSSGLFLGWSLGANDAANIFGTAVGTKMVKFKTAALICSIFLILGAVISGAGASHTLGKLGNVNELAGAFIVALSAALTVLWMTKAGLPVSTSQAIVGSIIGWNLFSGTPTSMSSLTKIVGTWIFSPILSAIFAFILFLLVKRIVEKSCIHMLRMDMYIRIAMIIVGAFGSYSLGANNIGNVMGVFINSSPFKDITLSSLFHISNVQQLFFLGGIAIAIGVFTYSKRVMKTVGTGIFKLNPVTGLVVVLASSITLFLFASQGLYDFLTSLHLPAFPLVPVSSSQAVVGSVMGISLAKGVRNLNFKKLAEISIGWVVTPLASAIFSYIALFFMQNVFMHNVYH
- a CDS encoding anion permease; protein product: MVTVIFFLSSGLFLGWSLGANNAANFFGSAVATRMISFRTAAIVCSVFVILGAVISGAGAADTLGKLGSISTLPGAFVVALSAAISSLIMTRAGIPISTSQAIVGGIIGWNLYAHMATDQQALYKIAGTWIFSPVLTAVTAVFLFHIFRHIAEKSRIHLLSMDHYTRLALIIVGAFGSYSLGANNIGNVVGIFIASSPFKDFTIFGFLHISAVQQLFFLGAVAIAVGVFTYSKRVMMTVGEGIFKLSPVTALVVVLSTSITLFLFASVGLRHFLLSHHLPAFPLVPVSSSQAIVGAVMGISIAKGGRNINFKKIGHIGLGWIITPILSAVIAYFTLFFMQNVFLQNVVS
- a CDS encoding DUF47 family protein, with amino-acid sequence MAIFGSKTKQLEADIECYLDLVSRAGLVFNEGVKAYLNGKMEKFDKNFRDITALESEADAVRRDIKRKLYTYMLIPESRGDVLGLLETLDDVVDICEKVLEQFSIETPDIRDFLKSDFRELAELSALCVDEIVKAARSFFTDITMVSNYVNKVHFYEHEVDDLEEQLKRKAFNSTEIERFSHKVHMRYFAEKIAMVSDVAQAVAERLSVYAIKRKI